TTAAGGAATAATAAATCATAGCTGTAGGAGAACTGTCGTAGAATGATTAAATGTAATATCTTCGACATCttcacagatttaaaaatacgTTACGTAACGGGTTTTATTTTCGTGAAAAGAAGGCATCTCCCCGCACCGGTTACCTTTTTACAACTAAGAACAGGGGAATAGATTTACTTGAAAGGCGAGATGCTTCTTCAAAGCTGGTATTATTCCCATTAAAACTTTAAGGAGTAAGAGATGAAAGATTCAGCACCGTCCTAATAATCGTTTCCACGGTGTTAAGGTGCTGTTTCCCAGGAGCAAAGTGTAAGGATTTCCACTATTACCGTGTTGATCTCTCAGTAGCGCTTAGGCTAAAAGAGGCCAGAGTCAGTCTGTCGGAGTTCCTTTATTATGAGTGACGCAAAGCACACCTACTCAGACATGAAAGAGTTCTTTCATTTGTGAGGAAGACATTTCTTCCCTGAAGAAATGGATACGACCGAGCAGTGAATAGATGGATGGACATCTAGTGCTCTTAAAATAAGACGAGTAGAGAAGATACCAAATCTGATCAGCTGATATGATCAATGAATGATTTTGTGGATTTTCGTGGCTCACTCATATATATAGTACTTCACGATATCTGActttatacacattttaaaagctcAAGTTACTAAACCATTTAAATTGTTTACATGGTATGCAATACGGAATCACACCAGAATGACTACCGTGTGACTAGGAATCTGAAATATCAATTAAATGTACTGTTGTTGTTACGGGTTTTTCAAATGTAGTATTTTGCTTCAGTAAAAGTTGTATTAACGTCCCCAGAGCattgttttcactttttgttagtggaaaaaaacattttcacatttaccTTTAGCATCTTGCGTCCACCGTGTTGTAGAGACTCCAGGCATGTTTCCTTGAACGGATTTTTGTTTCCAGAATACTCTTGACATTCTGGGCTCTGGCAAATTAGCAACAGCGGGAAATTCATCATTTTTCAtagttttaaatgtcttttactcAGAAATGTATTGTACTCAGAAATTTTACAAACCACGCGCAAAAGATCCTAAATCTTATTATTCGTAGCAATTGTAAAATTATAATTTCATTATTAACTATGTTCtatcgtttttattttaattccgaTCTTTTCCCTGGGTCACTTTTCACCTTCTGGAAAGTTTGCAGTGTCTTTGCAACTACTTGTCACTTATAGCACCATTTTAAAAGTGTACAGTACGGCTTCTTAACTTTCTTTAAATGCCTATAAACTAGGCTTTAAAATTTGTGTTATCTTATTTAAATCATATTTCCCACAATTAAAAACcataacatttatatatatatttacgtAGCTAATTGTAAAATCGTGTGAAACGTGTTGTGGAAGTACATTTCACTTCCTGGTGATGATTTCTGGATGCTATGTACCCCGCCGACTTGAGAGCCGTTTTGATTTAAGATTCCTCAAAAGTAAAACCGCCTGTCTGCGTTACGAACATGATTTATTAGCCTTTAAAGTCACAATGACCATTTAACAATGCTCTGCAAATGTATTTGATGAGCGCCACGTCTGTTATTTACAGATCACTCTACACAAAAATAGCGTACTTCTTTTTCTAACTTTAAACGATTTCCAAACTTAATAGGGGGCTTCACTTGGTGTGTTAAATGATGACATTGGCACCTTCCTTTAAATATTACGCCCTGTCCATGGCTTTCTAAAAATGCAGATACAAATATGAGAAATTGATTAGGTTCTCTttacaatgttttaatttcacatCTTACAAGGAAAACATGCATTACATCAATTGCGAAAGCGAGTCTGGTTTCTTGCTAATTCTTTGTGCTTTGCTACAGTCTTGTCCTGTTATAAATGATATGCATTTAACTCTTGAAAAGAATGAAATTGTaacaatatggaattttactcTTCTTCTATTCTAAAAAGCATCCCGCGAATgctacattaaaataatctataaCGCTATGCcataatttggggaaaaaagatttcccaaaTTTTTATGACAGAGTGGTTTAATTTGCATGCAGAGGAAATCAAAATCACTTGTAAACTGGAATGTTCTAACAATCTCACTTCTAGCTCTGAAACTTGCCTAACAGTGAGTTACGCTTCTGTAATATCCCAGTGAAATTGGGAACATTTCAAATAGAGAAATGTGaagtaagaaatgaaaaaatagtttcaTATTATTTGTGAAACGAATTTAGACCGCGGAATCTAATCTTGTTGCTTTCAACCCTAAATTTAGAGCAGACATATTATGTTCAATAACACGCGGAATTCCGCCTTCTCCGATAATGTAAAAACTCCTGGTGTATAAGTTAGCGGTTTTCTACGTCTTCATTAGCCTGCTCGCACCACTCTGATAATTGCAGTAATACCGATGTAAACCACTGTTCACACAATGGCCaatctaattatttttcttgctgCTACACTTTACCTGGCTGTTTACGGCTACTTCACGTACTTGTGATAATGAATGAAAGCTGTCCTCGCCAGAGCTGTTAGAAAGGTTGTGTTGTTGGCACTTTCCCTTTCTTTGAACTTCGGCTCTCAGCTGTGAACACGAACTGCTAGAGATGTCGCCCTCCGATATAAAGGCGGCCCTTCTCGATCCTTTTTCCTTGAACCGCTACAAAACCTCGACTTAACGGGTGTGGAGGGAGAAAGTGCGCTCTCGGCATGGAGAACCTGCCCGAAGATGCGCTTGATCTGGATACTGATCTGGACCACTTTACCTCCAAGATACTCGTTGACTGGAACTGGTCGACAGAAGGGACCGGCCAGGGGCCGTCTCCGCACAGTATGTCCCCGGAATCTTCGTTCGACTCCATGTGCTCTTCGCCAGAGACGGCACACGGCGTTGTGGGATACCGGACTCCGGCCACTTTTCCGTATCACCTGCCTCTGCACGGCTCCGCGGCCTCGTCCAGCTCACAAGGAAGGAAGCCTGCCAAACCCAAAATGACAACCAAACGGAGGATGAAGGCCAGCGAAAGAGAAAAGATGCGCATGAGGAGCCTGGCTGATGCCCTCCACCAGCTGCGAGATTATTTACCTCCGGATTACAGCCAGAGGGGACAGCCCCTCACCAAAATTCAAACCTTGAAATACACCATTCAATATATTAACGAACTTTCCGACCTGCTGCGAAAACCCCAAGAGCTTCAGTGAAATAAGGAACTGTTATCCAATGGAAACGTTTACTCAGAGCGGACTGCACAAAAGCAAATACTATTCAAAACATCATGATGAATACAGATGTTTGCTGTTTTGGgatgaacttttttttcctgaagttcTTTGTAAAATAGCgtgtttttcctttcttcaaTGATGAGATTTAATTGGCTTGATTTAGCTGCTTCTCGTGTCTTGAGGGTTAATTCTGTATTGCTTTGTATGTTTGTGGTTGCATGATTGGTTGCGCCTGTGTtacattttttgtatattttgcttTATTGTTATACTAATGTcgatgaaataaaacaaatttttaTTTAGACTTTAGCCAAGTTCTTAATTTACAATATCACAACTGCGGGTGTGTAGCCACATAAACTGGACACGTTACGTGTATTTTATGAATGGAGTGTGCTCATCCAAAGGGGAGCCGGGGTCTGGTGTTTGGTGCTGCACTCGCACGTCATTATAGTTGCTTCGATtggttttaatttgctttagATCATATATTCCAAAAACTTTCTGCATTTGACAACGGAAAGTGCAAACGACAAAATGTCAAACATCTTTCACTATCACCGCAGAAGTCTCTCAGAATTTGCCAGAAGGGATTTAATATGATTGGGAAGGAGTTCCTGAGCCCGAGTACCATCGAGATTGTTTTATCTGATCAACCTCAAAACATCAcaaatacattacattacatataTTACGTATACCAGCGTTTTCGCTGATCCTAATATTAATTGCGGACACAATTACACCCACTATAGGTATAGGTATATTTTAACAGTAGATTATAGAGAACGTCACTACATTAGGAATTACTGTTGCTGCAGCGGTCGTCTGTTTCGGTGGTGCCTGCTATTCGGTTTGTGGATGAGATTCCGGCGCCTTATGTGTGCAGTTTGTGTGATCCCTGTGGTCACGTGGGGTTTGCTCGAGTTTTATCCTAGTGTTGTCCTCACTATGTGCTCAATTGCTACGAGTGTGTTGTATATGTACAATACTGCGTACTAAACTTCGTGCTAGCCGGTATGGTGTTGTCTTCATTTTGCCCCTCGGCTGCGTGCTCAATTGCAaccgaaggaaaaaaaaacaagagacgAATTCGGAAAGCTGCTGATACAGTCCATATTGCGACCCTAAAGATGAAGCCTTGCCGTCGCTCTACCAAATAGAAACTGATGGGGGCTCGGAATCAGAATACTTTAATTATTTGTGTACATAAAAGAATATTTATTTGGCAATATTTAATTTCAGAGTAGGTCTACATTTATGTATACTTGTAATGTAGTGTCAAATATGGGATGTATGCATGTGAtaatttaatgtttgttttcaattaaaaacagtCCGTGTGAGGGGATGAAACTCCCTATACATTACTCAAGTATATGCAACAAACTAATGTTACGAGCACAGCCTGGGTTTGTGGCGTGTAATACACTGGCTTCAATCTTCTTTTATAATAATGAACAACACATGGTACAATTCATAGACTTGTGAGAACACCTTGTCTATTCGTTTTTTTTGTTACTAAGCCGCTTTTATCTGTAGGCCTATAAACGTATCAtgctttttcatgttttgtacAGGATTTGCTCCACCTCAACTGAGCCTTTTCTCATTTTATCGAAATAGTGTGCTGTACTTATGCTCAACGACCTTTAATATATTCGTTTCAGTTACGTCACTTTACTATGTTGTGCACTTTAATACgtgtataatatattaatatataattgcACATATTATATCAGTAATGATTGTATAATCATAAACTAGTAAATAGCTGTAACACTCTGTACAGACGAAATACAGAGAGTAGTGTTAATACAATCATTGGCTTAAAGCACCAGCTAATAACTGTACTAGCAAGTAATACAGTACTACTTTATCAGTCACTGGCTGTATTCACATCCCAATTCGTTTACACGGACGAAGGACACAATTGACATCAATACGCTCGGGTATACAGTAGTTCTATCAATTGTCAATTGCCATTTGAGAGTCAATTGAGAGGCCATAACCAGATGACACAGTGTAGTAGCTAAATATGTTAGactgttattaaattaaattaaataaatttaataattttaaatacaattaaatttgTCTAAAATCACATTTGAATAATGTTTGTTGTTGCCATAAGAGGAGagaaaatgtattgtatattgaaagagcctttggatttttgaaaccaCGTCCTGCATTTGGTTTGCAATTGTAAACGAacataattaacatttttatttggtttAATTCAGATCTTTTCTCGTGTTGCGTTTCCTCTTCTTGAGAGTCTGTATTTTCTATAAATCTACCTGTCACGTACAACACCCGTGATTATAAAAGTCCCGCAGTACAGTACCCAAATATTCTTTACATGTCTATGATGGAGGCTTTAACATTTGTATGATCCTCTTACACTCCCCACTATTAAAATCATTGCATTTAGAATTTACCCTCTGAGCCCCCCTTTTCCTTAAAATCATTGCTCCCCTCCTAGTGTCATGTTgcgtaaaaataataatagaattGACCAAGTGACATCCGGATGTGACATTTAAGAGTCAAAAGAGTTCTCTCTAAACGGAATatcttattacagtatatttaacacAACTCATACTAAAGTCTACGTGCTACGTGCAAGTAGCTGTAACACTGATGATcttttcattcattattaataaatacagtGCAAGAGAATTTTGAATGCAATTTTTTGTTCAACTTTACAATACATTTTGTCGTCAAAGTGGTTAATATCATTACGTAGCGACAATATTATTGCAGTAAGAAGTTGCTGTTATATTCTGATATATATCCTTCCCTATATGATCCAATTCTCAACGCAGTACGGTAACACGATTCTTAATCTACGACTATAGCACGTTTTACTTGTTTTCATTTAGTACCTCTAGTACCTGTGTACATGTGCTGTGTCCTACCTGGCCCCACATTTGTCTATGCGGATAttgaaaaggtttttatttatg
This genomic window from Lepisosteus oculatus isolate fLepOcu1 chromosome 2, fLepOcu1.hap2, whole genome shotgun sequence contains:
- the msgn1 gene encoding mesogenin-1; this encodes MENLPEDALDLDTDLDHFTSKILVDWNWSTEGTGQGPSPHSMSPESSFDSMCSSPETAHGVVGYRTPATFPYHLPLHGSAASSSSQGRKPAKPKMTTKRRMKASEREKMRMRSLADALHQLRDYLPPDYSQRGQPLTKIQTLKYTIQYINELSDLLRKPQELQ